In one Phyllostomus discolor isolate MPI-MPIP mPhyDis1 chromosome 8, mPhyDis1.pri.v3, whole genome shotgun sequence genomic region, the following are encoded:
- the NFE2L1 gene encoding endoplasmic reticulum membrane sensor NFE2L1 isoform X3, which produces MLSLKKYLTEGLLQFTILLSLIGVRVDVDTYLTSQLPPLREIILGPSSAYTQTQFHNLRNTLDGYGIHPKSIDLDNYFTARRLLSQVRALDRFQVPTTEVNAWLVHRDPEGSVSGSQPSTGLALESSSGLQDVTGPDNGVRESESEQGFSEDLEDLGAVAPPVSGDLTKEDIDLIDILWRQDIDLGAGREVFDYSHRQKEQDVDKELQDGAEQEDTWPGEGAEVLARNLLVDGETGESFPAQFPADISSLTEAVPSESEPPGLQNNLLSPLLTGTESPFDLEQQWQDLMSIMEMQAMEVNTSTSEILYNAPPGDPLSTNYSLAPNTPINQNVSLHQASLGGCSQDFSIFSPEVESLPVASSSTLLPLVPSNSTSLNSTFGSTNLAGLFFPPQLNGTANDTVGPDLPDPLGGLLDEAMLDEISLMDLAIEEGFNSVQASQLEEEFDSDSGLSLDSSHSPSSLSSSEGSSSSSSSSSSSSSASSSASSSFSEEGAVGYSSDSETLDLEEAEGAVGYQPEYSKFCRMSYQDPSQLSCLPYLEHVGHNHTYNMAPSALDSADLPPPSTLKKGSKEKQADFLDKQMSRDEHRARAMKIPFTNDKIINLPVEEFNELLSKYQLSEAQLSLIRDIRRRGKNKMAAQNCRKRKLDTILNLERDVEDLQRDKARLLREKVEFLRSLRQMKQKVQSLYQEVFGRLRDENGRPYSPSQYALQYAGDGSVLLIPRTLADQQARRQERKPKDRRK; this is translated from the exons ATGCTTTCTCTGAAGAAATACTTAACGGAAGGACTCCTCCAGTTCACCATTCTGCTGAGTTTGATTGGGGTGCGGGTGGACGTGGATACTTACCTGACCTCACAGCTCCCCCCGCTCCGGGAGATCATCCTGGGGCCCAGTTCCGCCTACACTCAGACCCAGTTCCACAACCTGAGGAACACCTTGGATGGCTATGGTATCCACCCCAAGAGCATAGACCTGGACAATTACTTCACCGCCCGGCGGCTCCTCAGTCAGGTGAGGGCCTTGGACAGGTTCCAGGTGCCGACCACTGAGGTGAACGCCTGGCTGGTCCACCGGGACCCGGAGGGGTCTGTCTCTGGCAGCCAGCCCAGCACAGGCCTTGCGCTCGAGAGTTCCAGTGGCCTCCAAGATGTGACAGGCCCAGACAACGGGGTGCGAGAAAGTGAATCGGAGCAGGGATTCAGTGAAGATTTGGAGGATTTGGGGGCTGTAGCCCCTCCAGTCAGTGGAGACTTAACCAAAGAG GACATAGATCTGATTGACATCCTTTGGCGACAGGATATTGACCTGGGGGCTGGGCGTGAGGTTTTTGACTATAGTCATCGCCAGAAAGAGCAGGATGTGGATAAGGAGCTGCAAGATGGAGCGGAGCAGGAGGACACCTGGCCAGGCGAGGGCGCAGAAGTTCTGGCACGAAACCTGCTAGTGGATGGAGAAACTGGGGAGAGCTTCCCTGCCCAG TTTCCAGCAGACATTTCCAGCTTAACAGAAGCAGTGCCTAGTGAGAGTGAGCCCCCAGGTCTTCAGAACAACCTCTTGTCTCCTCTCCTGACGGGGACAGAGTCACCGTTTGATTTGGAACAGCAGTGGCAAGATCTCATGTCCATCATGGAAATGCAG GCCATGGAAGTCAACACATCAACCAGTGAGATCCTGTACAATGCCCCTCCTGGAGACCCACTGAGCACCAACTACAGCCTTGCCCCCAACACTCCCATCAATCAGAATGTCAGCCTGCATCAGGCATCTCTGGGAGGCTGCAGCCAGGACTTCTCGATCTTCAGCCCCGAGGTGGAGAGCCTGCCTGTGGCCAGCAGCTCCACTTTGCTCCCGCTGGTCCCCAGTAATTCCACCAGCCTCAACTCCACCTTTGGCTCTACCAACCTGGCAGGTCTCTTCTTTCCGCCCCAGCTCAATGGCACAGCCAATGACACCGTAGGCCCCGACCTGCCTGACCCACTTGGGGGTCTGTTAGATGAAGCCATGCTGGATGAGATCAGCCTGATGGACCTGGCCATAGAGGAAGGCTTTAACTCCGTGCAGGCCTCCCAGCTTGAAGAGGAATTTGACTCTGACTCAGGCCTCTCCTTGGACTCCAGCCATAGCCCTTCCTCTCTGAGCAGCTCTGAAGGcagttcttcttcctcctcttcctcttcctcctcctcctctgcttcttcctcagcctcttcctccttttctgagGAAGGTGCTGTCGGCTACAGCTCTGACTCTGAAACTCTGGATCTAGAAGAGGCAGAGGGTGCTGTGGGCTACCAGCCTGAGTATTCCAAGTTCTGCCGCATGAGCTACCAGGATCCGTCTCAGCTCTCCTGCCTGCCCTACTTGGAGCATGTGGGCCACAACCACACGTACAACATGGCGCCCAGTGCCCTCGACTCTGCTGACCTGCCACCACCCAGCACCCTCAAGAAGGGCAGCAAGGAGAAGCAGGCCGACTTCCTAGACAAGCAGATGAGCCGGGACGAGCACCGAGCCCGAGCCATGAAGATCCCCTTCACCAATGACAAGATCATCAACCTGCCTGTGGAGGAATTCAATGAGCTGCTGTCCAAATACCAGCTCAGCGAAGCCCAGCTGAGCCTCATCCGGGACATACGGCGCCGGGGCAAGAACAAGATGGCAGCCCAGAACTGCCGCAAGCGCAAGCTGGACACCATCCTGAACCTGGAGCGGGATGTGGAGGACCTGCAGCGCGATAAAGCCCGACTGCTGCGGGAGAAGGTGGAGTTCCTCCGGTCCCTGCGGCAGATGAAGCAGAAGGTCCAGAGCCTGTACCAGGAGGTGTTTGGGCGGCTGCGAGATGAGAACGGGCGACCTTACTCACCCAGTCAGTATGCTCTCCAGTACGCCGGGGATGGCAGTGTCCTCCTCATTCCCCGCACCCTGGCTGACCAGCAGGCCCGGCGACAGGAGAGGAAGCCAAAGGACCGGAGAAAGTGA
- the NFE2L1 gene encoding endoplasmic reticulum membrane sensor NFE2L1 isoform X7, with translation MTRLDRSSHSGGGPAKGSRPLNSLLAGHRVAQPPSASGSRASVQDIDLIDILWRQDIDLGAGREVFDYSHRQKEQDVDKELQDGAEQEDTWPGEGAEVLARNLLVDGETGESFPAQFPADISSLTEAVPSESEPPGLQNNLLSPLLTGTESPFDLEQQWQDLMSIMEMQAMEVNTSTSEILYNAPPGDPLSTNYSLAPNTPINQNVSLHQASLGGCSQDFSIFSPEVESLPVASSSTLLPLVPSNSTSLNSTFGSTNLAGLFFPPQLNGTANDTVGPDLPDPLGGLLDEAMLDEISLMDLAIEEGFNSVQASQLEEEFDSDSGLSLDSSHSPSSLSSSEGSSSSSSSSSSSSSASSSASSSFSEEGAVGYSSDSETLDLEEAEGAVGYQPEYSKFCRMSYQDPSQLSCLPYLEHVGHNHTYNMAPSALDSADLPPPSTLKKGSKEKQADFLDKQMSRDEHRARAMKIPFTNDKIINLPVEEFNELLSKYQLSEAQLSLIRDIRRRGKNKMAAQNCRKRKLDTILNLERDVEDLQRDKARLLREKVEFLRSLRQMKQKVQSLYQEVFGRLRDENGRPYSPSQYALQYAGDGSVLLIPRTLADQQARRQERKPKDRRK, from the exons ATGACCCGCCTGGACCGCAGCTCTCACAGTGGTGGGGGCCCTGCCAAAGGGAGCAGACCCCTTAACTCTTTGCTGGCTGGTCACCGGGTGGCCCAGCCCCCCTCTGCTTCTGGGTCCAGGGCTTCTGTTCAG GACATAGATCTGATTGACATCCTTTGGCGACAGGATATTGACCTGGGGGCTGGGCGTGAGGTTTTTGACTATAGTCATCGCCAGAAAGAGCAGGATGTGGATAAGGAGCTGCAAGATGGAGCGGAGCAGGAGGACACCTGGCCAGGCGAGGGCGCAGAAGTTCTGGCACGAAACCTGCTAGTGGATGGAGAAACTGGGGAGAGCTTCCCTGCCCAG TTTCCAGCAGACATTTCCAGCTTAACAGAAGCAGTGCCTAGTGAGAGTGAGCCCCCAGGTCTTCAGAACAACCTCTTGTCTCCTCTCCTGACGGGGACAGAGTCACCGTTTGATTTGGAACAGCAGTGGCAAGATCTCATGTCCATCATGGAAATGCAG GCCATGGAAGTCAACACATCAACCAGTGAGATCCTGTACAATGCCCCTCCTGGAGACCCACTGAGCACCAACTACAGCCTTGCCCCCAACACTCCCATCAATCAGAATGTCAGCCTGCATCAGGCATCTCTGGGAGGCTGCAGCCAGGACTTCTCGATCTTCAGCCCCGAGGTGGAGAGCCTGCCTGTGGCCAGCAGCTCCACTTTGCTCCCGCTGGTCCCCAGTAATTCCACCAGCCTCAACTCCACCTTTGGCTCTACCAACCTGGCAGGTCTCTTCTTTCCGCCCCAGCTCAATGGCACAGCCAATGACACCGTAGGCCCCGACCTGCCTGACCCACTTGGGGGTCTGTTAGATGAAGCCATGCTGGATGAGATCAGCCTGATGGACCTGGCCATAGAGGAAGGCTTTAACTCCGTGCAGGCCTCCCAGCTTGAAGAGGAATTTGACTCTGACTCAGGCCTCTCCTTGGACTCCAGCCATAGCCCTTCCTCTCTGAGCAGCTCTGAAGGcagttcttcttcctcctcttcctcttcctcctcctcctctgcttcttcctcagcctcttcctccttttctgagGAAGGTGCTGTCGGCTACAGCTCTGACTCTGAAACTCTGGATCTAGAAGAGGCAGAGGGTGCTGTGGGCTACCAGCCTGAGTATTCCAAGTTCTGCCGCATGAGCTACCAGGATCCGTCTCAGCTCTCCTGCCTGCCCTACTTGGAGCATGTGGGCCACAACCACACGTACAACATGGCGCCCAGTGCCCTCGACTCTGCTGACCTGCCACCACCCAGCACCCTCAAGAAGGGCAGCAAGGAGAAGCAGGCCGACTTCCTAGACAAGCAGATGAGCCGGGACGAGCACCGAGCCCGAGCCATGAAGATCCCCTTCACCAATGACAAGATCATCAACCTGCCTGTGGAGGAATTCAATGAGCTGCTGTCCAAATACCAGCTCAGCGAAGCCCAGCTGAGCCTCATCCGGGACATACGGCGCCGGGGCAAGAACAAGATGGCAGCCCAGAACTGCCGCAAGCGCAAGCTGGACACCATCCTGAACCTGGAGCGGGATGTGGAGGACCTGCAGCGCGATAAAGCCCGACTGCTGCGGGAGAAGGTGGAGTTCCTCCGGTCCCTGCGGCAGATGAAGCAGAAGGTCCAGAGCCTGTACCAGGAGGTGTTTGGGCGGCTGCGAGATGAGAACGGGCGACCTTACTCACCCAGTCAGTATGCTCTCCAGTACGCCGGGGATGGCAGTGTCCTCCTCATTCCCCGCACCCTGGCTGACCAGCAGGCCCGGCGACAGGAGAGGAAGCCAAAGGACCGGAGAAAGTGA
- the NFE2L1 gene encoding endoplasmic reticulum membrane sensor NFE2L1 isoform X5, with amino-acid sequence MLSLKKYLTEGLLQFTILLSLIGVRVDVDTYLTSQLPPLREIILGPSSAYTQTQFHNLRNTLDGYGIHPKSIDLDNYFTARRLLSQVRALDRFQVPTTEVNAWLVHRDPEGSVSGSQPSTGLALESSSGLQDVTGPDNGVRESESEQGFSEDLEDLGAVAPPVSGDLTKEFPADISSLTEAVPSESEPPGLQNNLLSPLLTGTESPFDLEQQWQDLMSIMEMQAMEVNTSTSEILYNAPPGDPLSTNYSLAPNTPINQNVSLHQASLGGCSQDFSIFSPEVESLPVASSSTLLPLVPSNSTSLNSTFGSTNLAGLFFPPQLNGTANDTVGPDLPDPLGGLLDEAMLDEISLMDLAIEEGFNSVQASQLEEEFDSDSGLSLDSSHSPSSLSSSEGSSSSSSSSSSSSSASSSASSSFSEEGAVGYSSDSETLDLEEAEGAVGYQPEYSKFCRMSYQDPSQLSCLPYLEHVGHNHTYNMAPSALDSADLPPPSTLKKGSKEKQADFLDKQMSRDEHRARAMKIPFTNDKIINLPVEEFNELLSKYQLSEAQLSLIRDIRRRGKNKMAAQNCRKRKLDTILNLERDVEDLQRDKARLLREKVEFLRSLRQMKQKVQSLYQEVFGRLRDENGRPYSPSQYALQYAGDGSVLLIPRTLADQQARRQERKPKDRRK; translated from the exons ATGCTTTCTCTGAAGAAATACTTAACGGAAGGACTCCTCCAGTTCACCATTCTGCTGAGTTTGATTGGGGTGCGGGTGGACGTGGATACTTACCTGACCTCACAGCTCCCCCCGCTCCGGGAGATCATCCTGGGGCCCAGTTCCGCCTACACTCAGACCCAGTTCCACAACCTGAGGAACACCTTGGATGGCTATGGTATCCACCCCAAGAGCATAGACCTGGACAATTACTTCACCGCCCGGCGGCTCCTCAGTCAGGTGAGGGCCTTGGACAGGTTCCAGGTGCCGACCACTGAGGTGAACGCCTGGCTGGTCCACCGGGACCCGGAGGGGTCTGTCTCTGGCAGCCAGCCCAGCACAGGCCTTGCGCTCGAGAGTTCCAGTGGCCTCCAAGATGTGACAGGCCCAGACAACGGGGTGCGAGAAAGTGAATCGGAGCAGGGATTCAGTGAAGATTTGGAGGATTTGGGGGCTGTAGCCCCTCCAGTCAGTGGAGACTTAACCAAAGAG TTTCCAGCAGACATTTCCAGCTTAACAGAAGCAGTGCCTAGTGAGAGTGAGCCCCCAGGTCTTCAGAACAACCTCTTGTCTCCTCTCCTGACGGGGACAGAGTCACCGTTTGATTTGGAACAGCAGTGGCAAGATCTCATGTCCATCATGGAAATGCAG GCCATGGAAGTCAACACATCAACCAGTGAGATCCTGTACAATGCCCCTCCTGGAGACCCACTGAGCACCAACTACAGCCTTGCCCCCAACACTCCCATCAATCAGAATGTCAGCCTGCATCAGGCATCTCTGGGAGGCTGCAGCCAGGACTTCTCGATCTTCAGCCCCGAGGTGGAGAGCCTGCCTGTGGCCAGCAGCTCCACTTTGCTCCCGCTGGTCCCCAGTAATTCCACCAGCCTCAACTCCACCTTTGGCTCTACCAACCTGGCAGGTCTCTTCTTTCCGCCCCAGCTCAATGGCACAGCCAATGACACCGTAGGCCCCGACCTGCCTGACCCACTTGGGGGTCTGTTAGATGAAGCCATGCTGGATGAGATCAGCCTGATGGACCTGGCCATAGAGGAAGGCTTTAACTCCGTGCAGGCCTCCCAGCTTGAAGAGGAATTTGACTCTGACTCAGGCCTCTCCTTGGACTCCAGCCATAGCCCTTCCTCTCTGAGCAGCTCTGAAGGcagttcttcttcctcctcttcctcttcctcctcctcctctgcttcttcctcagcctcttcctccttttctgagGAAGGTGCTGTCGGCTACAGCTCTGACTCTGAAACTCTGGATCTAGAAGAGGCAGAGGGTGCTGTGGGCTACCAGCCTGAGTATTCCAAGTTCTGCCGCATGAGCTACCAGGATCCGTCTCAGCTCTCCTGCCTGCCCTACTTGGAGCATGTGGGCCACAACCACACGTACAACATGGCGCCCAGTGCCCTCGACTCTGCTGACCTGCCACCACCCAGCACCCTCAAGAAGGGCAGCAAGGAGAAGCAGGCCGACTTCCTAGACAAGCAGATGAGCCGGGACGAGCACCGAGCCCGAGCCATGAAGATCCCCTTCACCAATGACAAGATCATCAACCTGCCTGTGGAGGAATTCAATGAGCTGCTGTCCAAATACCAGCTCAGCGAAGCCCAGCTGAGCCTCATCCGGGACATACGGCGCCGGGGCAAGAACAAGATGGCAGCCCAGAACTGCCGCAAGCGCAAGCTGGACACCATCCTGAACCTGGAGCGGGATGTGGAGGACCTGCAGCGCGATAAAGCCCGACTGCTGCGGGAGAAGGTGGAGTTCCTCCGGTCCCTGCGGCAGATGAAGCAGAAGGTCCAGAGCCTGTACCAGGAGGTGTTTGGGCGGCTGCGAGATGAGAACGGGCGACCTTACTCACCCAGTCAGTATGCTCTCCAGTACGCCGGGGATGGCAGTGTCCTCCTCATTCCCCGCACCCTGGCTGACCAGCAGGCCCGGCGACAGGAGAGGAAGCCAAAGGACCGGAGAAAGTGA
- the NFE2L1 gene encoding endoplasmic reticulum membrane sensor NFE2L1 isoform X4: MLSLKKYLTEGLLQFTILLSLIGVRVDVDTYLTSQLPPLREIILGPSSAYTQTQFHNLRNTLDGYGIHPKSIDLDNYFTARRLLSQVRALDRFQVPTTEVNAWLVHRDPEGSVSGSQPSTGLALESSSGLQDVTGPDNGVRESESEQGFSEDLEDLGAVAPPVSGDLTKEDIDLGAGREVFDYSHRQKEQDVDKELQDGAEQEDTWPGEGAEVLARNLLVDGETGESFPAQFPADISSLTEAVPSESEPPGLQNNLLSPLLTGTESPFDLEQQWQDLMSIMEMQAMEVNTSTSEILYNAPPGDPLSTNYSLAPNTPINQNVSLHQASLGGCSQDFSIFSPEVESLPVASSSTLLPLVPSNSTSLNSTFGSTNLAGLFFPPQLNGTANDTVGPDLPDPLGGLLDEAMLDEISLMDLAIEEGFNSVQASQLEEEFDSDSGLSLDSSHSPSSLSSSEGSSSSSSSSSSSSSASSSASSSFSEEGAVGYSSDSETLDLEEAEGAVGYQPEYSKFCRMSYQDPSQLSCLPYLEHVGHNHTYNMAPSALDSADLPPPSTLKKGSKEKQADFLDKQMSRDEHRARAMKIPFTNDKIINLPVEEFNELLSKYQLSEAQLSLIRDIRRRGKNKMAAQNCRKRKLDTILNLERDVEDLQRDKARLLREKVEFLRSLRQMKQKVQSLYQEVFGRLRDENGRPYSPSQYALQYAGDGSVLLIPRTLADQQARRQERKPKDRRK, translated from the exons ATGCTTTCTCTGAAGAAATACTTAACGGAAGGACTCCTCCAGTTCACCATTCTGCTGAGTTTGATTGGGGTGCGGGTGGACGTGGATACTTACCTGACCTCACAGCTCCCCCCGCTCCGGGAGATCATCCTGGGGCCCAGTTCCGCCTACACTCAGACCCAGTTCCACAACCTGAGGAACACCTTGGATGGCTATGGTATCCACCCCAAGAGCATAGACCTGGACAATTACTTCACCGCCCGGCGGCTCCTCAGTCAGGTGAGGGCCTTGGACAGGTTCCAGGTGCCGACCACTGAGGTGAACGCCTGGCTGGTCCACCGGGACCCGGAGGGGTCTGTCTCTGGCAGCCAGCCCAGCACAGGCCTTGCGCTCGAGAGTTCCAGTGGCCTCCAAGATGTGACAGGCCCAGACAACGGGGTGCGAGAAAGTGAATCGGAGCAGGGATTCAGTGAAGATTTGGAGGATTTGGGGGCTGTAGCCCCTCCAGTCAGTGGAGACTTAACCAAAGAG GATATTGACCTGGGGGCTGGGCGTGAGGTTTTTGACTATAGTCATCGCCAGAAAGAGCAGGATGTGGATAAGGAGCTGCAAGATGGAGCGGAGCAGGAGGACACCTGGCCAGGCGAGGGCGCAGAAGTTCTGGCACGAAACCTGCTAGTGGATGGAGAAACTGGGGAGAGCTTCCCTGCCCAG TTTCCAGCAGACATTTCCAGCTTAACAGAAGCAGTGCCTAGTGAGAGTGAGCCCCCAGGTCTTCAGAACAACCTCTTGTCTCCTCTCCTGACGGGGACAGAGTCACCGTTTGATTTGGAACAGCAGTGGCAAGATCTCATGTCCATCATGGAAATGCAG GCCATGGAAGTCAACACATCAACCAGTGAGATCCTGTACAATGCCCCTCCTGGAGACCCACTGAGCACCAACTACAGCCTTGCCCCCAACACTCCCATCAATCAGAATGTCAGCCTGCATCAGGCATCTCTGGGAGGCTGCAGCCAGGACTTCTCGATCTTCAGCCCCGAGGTGGAGAGCCTGCCTGTGGCCAGCAGCTCCACTTTGCTCCCGCTGGTCCCCAGTAATTCCACCAGCCTCAACTCCACCTTTGGCTCTACCAACCTGGCAGGTCTCTTCTTTCCGCCCCAGCTCAATGGCACAGCCAATGACACCGTAGGCCCCGACCTGCCTGACCCACTTGGGGGTCTGTTAGATGAAGCCATGCTGGATGAGATCAGCCTGATGGACCTGGCCATAGAGGAAGGCTTTAACTCCGTGCAGGCCTCCCAGCTTGAAGAGGAATTTGACTCTGACTCAGGCCTCTCCTTGGACTCCAGCCATAGCCCTTCCTCTCTGAGCAGCTCTGAAGGcagttcttcttcctcctcttcctcttcctcctcctcctctgcttcttcctcagcctcttcctccttttctgagGAAGGTGCTGTCGGCTACAGCTCTGACTCTGAAACTCTGGATCTAGAAGAGGCAGAGGGTGCTGTGGGCTACCAGCCTGAGTATTCCAAGTTCTGCCGCATGAGCTACCAGGATCCGTCTCAGCTCTCCTGCCTGCCCTACTTGGAGCATGTGGGCCACAACCACACGTACAACATGGCGCCCAGTGCCCTCGACTCTGCTGACCTGCCACCACCCAGCACCCTCAAGAAGGGCAGCAAGGAGAAGCAGGCCGACTTCCTAGACAAGCAGATGAGCCGGGACGAGCACCGAGCCCGAGCCATGAAGATCCCCTTCACCAATGACAAGATCATCAACCTGCCTGTGGAGGAATTCAATGAGCTGCTGTCCAAATACCAGCTCAGCGAAGCCCAGCTGAGCCTCATCCGGGACATACGGCGCCGGGGCAAGAACAAGATGGCAGCCCAGAACTGCCGCAAGCGCAAGCTGGACACCATCCTGAACCTGGAGCGGGATGTGGAGGACCTGCAGCGCGATAAAGCCCGACTGCTGCGGGAGAAGGTGGAGTTCCTCCGGTCCCTGCGGCAGATGAAGCAGAAGGTCCAGAGCCTGTACCAGGAGGTGTTTGGGCGGCTGCGAGATGAGAACGGGCGACCTTACTCACCCAGTCAGTATGCTCTCCAGTACGCCGGGGATGGCAGTGTCCTCCTCATTCCCCGCACCCTGGCTGACCAGCAGGCCCGGCGACAGGAGAGGAAGCCAAAGGACCGGAGAAAGTGA
- the NFE2L1 gene encoding endoplasmic reticulum membrane sensor NFE2L1 isoform X6 produces MTRLDRSSHSGGGPAKGSRPLNSLLAGHRVAQPPSASGSRASVQDIDLIDILWRQDIDLGAGREVFDYSHRQKEQDVDKELQDGAEQEDTWPGEGAEVLARNLLVDGETGESFPAQVPGGEDQTALSLEECLRLLEATCPFGENAEFPADISSLTEAVPSESEPPGLQNNLLSPLLTGTESPFDLEQQWQDLMSIMEMQAMEVNTSTSEILYNAPPGDPLSTNYSLAPNTPINQNVSLHQASLGGCSQDFSIFSPEVESLPVASSSTLLPLVPSNSTSLNSTFGSTNLAGLFFPPQLNGTANDTVGPDLPDPLGGLLDEAMLDEISLMDLAIEEGFNSVQASQLEEEFDSDSGLSLDSSHSPSSLSSSEGSSSSSSSSSSSSSASSSASSSFSEEGAVGYSSDSETLDLEEAEGAVGYQPEYSKFCRMSYQDPSQLSCLPYLEHVGHNHTYNMAPSALDSADLPPPSTLKKGSKEKQADFLDKQMSRDEHRARAMKIPFTNDKIINLPVEEFNELLSKYQLSEAQLSLIRDIRRRGKNKMAAQNCRKRKLDTILNLERDVEDLQRDKARLLREKVEFLRSLRQMKQKVQSLYQEVFGRLRDENGRPYSPSQYALQYAGDGSVLLIPRTLADQQARRQERKPKDRRK; encoded by the exons ATGACCCGCCTGGACCGCAGCTCTCACAGTGGTGGGGGCCCTGCCAAAGGGAGCAGACCCCTTAACTCTTTGCTGGCTGGTCACCGGGTGGCCCAGCCCCCCTCTGCTTCTGGGTCCAGGGCTTCTGTTCAG GACATAGATCTGATTGACATCCTTTGGCGACAGGATATTGACCTGGGGGCTGGGCGTGAGGTTTTTGACTATAGTCATCGCCAGAAAGAGCAGGATGTGGATAAGGAGCTGCAAGATGGAGCGGAGCAGGAGGACACCTGGCCAGGCGAGGGCGCAGAAGTTCTGGCACGAAACCTGCTAGTGGATGGAGAAACTGGGGAGAGCTTCCCTGCCCAG GTGCCTGGTGGGGAGGACCAGACAGCCCTGTCCCTGGAAGAGTGCCTTAGGCTGCTGGAGGCCACCTGCCCCTTTGGGGAGAATGCTGAG TTTCCAGCAGACATTTCCAGCTTAACAGAAGCAGTGCCTAGTGAGAGTGAGCCCCCAGGTCTTCAGAACAACCTCTTGTCTCCTCTCCTGACGGGGACAGAGTCACCGTTTGATTTGGAACAGCAGTGGCAAGATCTCATGTCCATCATGGAAATGCAG GCCATGGAAGTCAACACATCAACCAGTGAGATCCTGTACAATGCCCCTCCTGGAGACCCACTGAGCACCAACTACAGCCTTGCCCCCAACACTCCCATCAATCAGAATGTCAGCCTGCATCAGGCATCTCTGGGAGGCTGCAGCCAGGACTTCTCGATCTTCAGCCCCGAGGTGGAGAGCCTGCCTGTGGCCAGCAGCTCCACTTTGCTCCCGCTGGTCCCCAGTAATTCCACCAGCCTCAACTCCACCTTTGGCTCTACCAACCTGGCAGGTCTCTTCTTTCCGCCCCAGCTCAATGGCACAGCCAATGACACCGTAGGCCCCGACCTGCCTGACCCACTTGGGGGTCTGTTAGATGAAGCCATGCTGGATGAGATCAGCCTGATGGACCTGGCCATAGAGGAAGGCTTTAACTCCGTGCAGGCCTCCCAGCTTGAAGAGGAATTTGACTCTGACTCAGGCCTCTCCTTGGACTCCAGCCATAGCCCTTCCTCTCTGAGCAGCTCTGAAGGcagttcttcttcctcctcttcctcttcctcctcctcctctgcttcttcctcagcctcttcctccttttctgagGAAGGTGCTGTCGGCTACAGCTCTGACTCTGAAACTCTGGATCTAGAAGAGGCAGAGGGTGCTGTGGGCTACCAGCCTGAGTATTCCAAGTTCTGCCGCATGAGCTACCAGGATCCGTCTCAGCTCTCCTGCCTGCCCTACTTGGAGCATGTGGGCCACAACCACACGTACAACATGGCGCCCAGTGCCCTCGACTCTGCTGACCTGCCACCACCCAGCACCCTCAAGAAGGGCAGCAAGGAGAAGCAGGCCGACTTCCTAGACAAGCAGATGAGCCGGGACGAGCACCGAGCCCGAGCCATGAAGATCCCCTTCACCAATGACAAGATCATCAACCTGCCTGTGGAGGAATTCAATGAGCTGCTGTCCAAATACCAGCTCAGCGAAGCCCAGCTGAGCCTCATCCGGGACATACGGCGCCGGGGCAAGAACAAGATGGCAGCCCAGAACTGCCGCAAGCGCAAGCTGGACACCATCCTGAACCTGGAGCGGGATGTGGAGGACCTGCAGCGCGATAAAGCCCGACTGCTGCGGGAGAAGGTGGAGTTCCTCCGGTCCCTGCGGCAGATGAAGCAGAAGGTCCAGAGCCTGTACCAGGAGGTGTTTGGGCGGCTGCGAGATGAGAACGGGCGACCTTACTCACCCAGTCAGTATGCTCTCCAGTACGCCGGGGATGGCAGTGTCCTCCTCATTCCCCGCACCCTGGCTGACCAGCAGGCCCGGCGACAGGAGAGGAAGCCAAAGGACCGGAGAAAGTGA